The following nucleotide sequence is from Longimicrobium sp..
TGACCCCGGAGCGGCGCTCGGGAACGTTCAGGATGTCCCCGTCCTCCAGCGGCTGGTCCAGGGCGCTTCCGCCCTCGCCGAAGAGCCGCTGGAAGTCGATCACCACCACGTCGGGGTCGCCCTGCGAACGGGCCTGAAGCACCCGCCGCTCCTCGTCGCTCAGCACCTCGGCCGGAATCGCCTGCAGCTGCTGGAGCGAGCGCGAGTGCGCGGCAACCCCCTGCCGGCGCAGCGTGGCGCCGGCCAGCGAAGCCTCGGCCGTAAAGCCGCCGGCCATGGCCACCAGCTCCCGCACCGTGGTGGTGTCGGGGCGGATGGGGTACGCGCCGGGGCGCACCACCTGGCCTGTGATGGTCGCGGTCTGCTGCACCCGGAAGTTGGAAAGCTCCGGGACGAACACGGCGTCGCCGGGGCGCATCACGAAGGCGCGCCCCTCGGCCCCCAGCGCCTGCTGGCGCGAGAACAGGCGGAACTCGCGCTCCTGCGGCCCCACGAAGCGCGTGACGCGAATGGTGTCGGCCGCGTTGGCGGGAAAGCCCCCCGGCCCGTTCGCCACCGCCAGCAGGTCCGCCAGCGACTCGCCGCCGCGGTACTCGTAGCCACCCGCAAAGTGCACGCGCCCGAACACCTGCACCAGGTCGTCGGCGGCCGGCACCACCACCACGTCGCCCTCGAGCAGCGCCGGGTTGGCCTCGAGCTCGCCCAGCTGGCGGAAGCGCACCAGGTCGGCCACCAGCGAATCGCCCGTGGCGCGGCGCACCACCACGTTCCGCCGCAGCACACCCGGGCCGGCCTGGGCCGGCACCACCTCGCTTACGCGCGAGGCCGGGCTCGCCACCTGGTAGCCGGGCTCGGGAACGCTGCCCACCACGAACACCTTGAACCGCCGGGCCGCCGAAAGCGCCAGGTTTACGCTCACCCCCTGGTAGAAGCGGGTGACCAGGTCGCGCACGCGGGCCTGCGCCTGGTCGAGGTTCAGCCCCAGCACCCGCACCACGCCCAGCTCCGGCACCACCGCCGACCCGTCGGGGGTCACGGCCA
It contains:
- a CDS encoding polysaccharide biosynthesis/export family protein, with the translated sequence MAPLRRRLAAALAAALLAGAPAAAQQTDSAASRRPAAAQPVLLDAPVSRTAYRLGPGDELTLSITGNVNRVWTVAVTPDGSAVVPELGVVRVLGLNLDQAQARVRDLVTRFYQGVSVNLALSAARRFKVFVVGSVPEPGYQVASPASRVSEVVPAQAGPGVLRRNVVVRRATGDSLVADLVRFRQLGELEANPALLEGDVVVVPAADDLVQVFGRVHFAGGYEYRGGESLADLLAVANGPGGFPANAADTIRVTRFVGPQEREFRLFSRQQALGAEGRAFVMRPGDAVFVPELSNFRVQQTATITGQVVRPGAYPIRPDTTTVRELVAMAGGFTAEASLAGATLRRQGVAAHSRSLQQLQAIPAEVLSDEERRVLQARSQGDPDVVVIDFQRLFGEGGSALDQPLEDGDILNVPERRSGVSIVGAVTQPGIVTHLPGRDVEEYVRLAGGYSRRADRRGVTVLRARLGTETDARDVTRLEPGDQIVVPFRRRRDPLQTLQTVQAVVGSVSSLIFAYLALRPVFFPDRTP